A window of Rhododendron vialii isolate Sample 1 chromosome 13a, ASM3025357v1 contains these coding sequences:
- the LOC131314708 gene encoding scarecrow-like protein 14 isoform X1 — MDSTFREFSDSIGVSRLDDENILRGFDCSPNVSDTYMFSQDSPDLSFLNIPSLPPDLVHDAEPTNFGTSSNLNSEMTSGDDNEFSDSVLKYLNEILTEENVEEDPSVVLDPLALQAAENSFYQILDNKYTPSTNQSTVHIDQNVQSPDGNSCGISSESQTNSSSYASNFTDPHCVSDSVEFTPSSSLIETQPAESFSQTTLQSGSQLHFSSSNSFSNGFLFPVDTASISHLVSNIFSDSHSIFQFKRGMEEASKFLPMGNPLLIGLEKYAPPPVSKQVPSPVVVNLDKDERDNGFLGRKNHDREDSDLEEERSSKQSISCVEEAELSEMFDRVLLNDEIKVEPPLCCAGDEEMHTQNGQSSGSNSGKTRGKKRYNKEEKLDLRTLLISCAQSVAADDRRSADEQLKKIRQHTSPFGDGSQRLAHIFANALEARLAGTGSQIYKALASKQISAADMLKVHQLYISASPFKKIAIFYANSKILEVAEKAKKLHIIDFGILFGFQWPIFIQCLSTRPGGPPKLRITGIDFPQPGFRPAERVEQTGRRLAKYCERFNVQFEYNAIAQNWQTIQIEDLKIENDEMLVVNSLFRFRNLLDDTVAANGPRDAVLRFIRKINPTIFLHAVVSGSHGAPFFLTRFKEAIFHYSALFDMFDSNIPREDQERLMFEREYFGREIMSAVACEGSERLERPETYKHWQVRNTSAGFKILPLNQNIVRRLKAKVRADCPKDFVIEEDNNWMLQGWKGRIIYASSCWVPS, encoded by the coding sequence ATGGACTCAACTTTCAGAGAGTTTTCGGATTCAATAGGAGTTTCAAGATTGGATGATGAGAACATATTGCGTGGTTTTGATTGTTCTCCAAATGTATCCGATACATATATGTTTAGTCAGGACTCTCCGGATCTTAGCTTCCTGAATATTCCTTCCCTTCCGCCTGACCTTGTTCACGATGCTGAGCCTACGAATTTTGGTACTTCTTCGAACTTGAACTCTGAAATGACCTCTGGAGATGATAATGAATTTTCTGATTCTGTTTTGAAGTACCTAAATGAAATTCTCACGGAGGAGAACGTGGAAGAAGACCCGTCAGTGGTCCTTGATCCTTTGGCTCTACAAGCTGCCGAAAATTCCTTCTATCAGATCCTGGACAACAAATATACGCCTTCAACCAACCAATCCACTGTTCACATTGACCAGAACGTCCAAAGCCCAGACGGTAACTCTTGTGGAATTTCCAGTGAGAGCCAGACAAACAGCAGCAGTTATGCTAGCAACTTCACGGATCCTCATTGTGTTTCTGATTCTGTTGAGTTTACACCTTCTTCATCGCTTATAGAGACCCAACCTGCTGAGAGTTTCTCCCAAACTACTTTGCAATCTGGTTCTCAGTTGCATTTTAGCTCTTCAAACAGCTTTAGTAATGGTTTTCTTTTCCCAGTGGACACTGCTTCTATTTCCCATCTAGTTTCGAACATATTCAGCGATAGTCATTCCATCTTTCAATTCAAGAGAGGCATGGAGGAGGCCAGTAAGTTCCTTCCGATGGGTAATCCATTGCTAATTGGTTTGGAGAAGTATGCACCGCCTCCTGTATCGAAACAAGTGCCTTCGCCAGTTGTAGTCAATTTAGATAAGGACGAGAGGGACAACGGCTTTTTGGGAaggaagaatcatgatcgggaAGATAGTGATTTAGAGGAAGAGAGGAGTAGCAAGCAGTCTATCAGTTGTGTTGAAGAGGCTGAGCTATCAGAGATGTTTGACAGGGTTCTGCTTAATGATGAGATAAAGGTGGAGCCTCCTCTGTGTTGCGCTGGTGATGAAGAAATGCATACGCAGAATGGCCAATCTAGTGGGTCCAACAGTGGGAAAACACGTGGTAAGAAAAGGTAcaataaagaggaaaaattGGATCTCAGGACTCTACTGATTAGCTGTGCACAATCTGTTGCTGCTGATGATCGCAGGAGCGCTGATGAACAACTAAAGAAGATTAGACAGCACACTTCTCCATTCGGTGATGGGTCTCAGAGATTAGCTCACATCTTTGCTAATGCTCTTGAGGCACGCTTGGCTGGCACTGGAAGTCAGATTTATAAGGCCCTAGCTTCCAAACAAATTTCAGCCGCCGATATGTTGAAAGTCCATCAGCTTTATATCTCAGCCAGCCCGTTCAAAAAGATAGCCATTTTCTATGCTAATAGCAAGATTTTAGAAGTGGCAGAGAAAGCAAAAAAGCTTCACATTATAGACTTTGGTATTCTCTTTGGTTTCCAGTGGCCCATCTTCATCCAATGCCTGTCAACCAGGCCCGGTGGACCCCCCAAGCTTCGCATTACTGGGATAGACTTCCCACAACCTGGCTTTCGCCCAGCGGAAAGAGTTGAGCAGACAGGACGGCGGTTGGCGAAGTATTGCGAGCGTTTCAATGTGCAGTTTGAGTACAATGCAATAGCACAGAACTGGCAAACCATCCAAATCGAGGATCTAAAGATTGAGAACGATGAGATGCTAGTTGTAAACAGTCTGTTCCGCTTTAGAAACCTACTGGATGATACAGTTGCCGCAAACGGTCCAAGGGATGCTGTCCTAAGGTTTATCAGGAAAATCAATCCGACGATTTTCCTTCACGCGGTTGTTAGTGGGTCCCACGGCGCACCTTTCTTCCTCACCCGGTTCAAGGAAGCAATCTTCCACTACTCTGCTTTGTTTGATATGTTTGATTCAAATATACCTCGCGAGGATCAGGAGAGGTTGATGTTTGAGAGGGAATACTTTGGCCGCGAGATTATGAGTGCCGTAGCATGTGAGGGGTCAGAGAGGCTAGAGAGACCTGAGACATACAAGCACTGGCAGGTTCGGAATACGAGTGCTGGGTTCAAGATTTTACCGTTGAACCAGAACATTGTGAGGAGACTGAAGGCGAAGGTGAGGGCGGATTGTCCTAAAGATTTTGTGATTGAAGAAGATAACAACTGGATGTTGCAGGGGTGGAAGGGTCGGATTATTTATGCGAGCTCTTGTTGGGTACCTTCATAG
- the LOC131314708 gene encoding scarecrow-like protein 14 isoform X2: MLSLRILYLNEILTEENVEEDPSVVLDPLALQAAENSFYQILDNKYTPSTNQSTVHIDQNVQSPDGNSCGISSESQTNSSSYASNFTDPHCVSDSVEFTPSSSLIETQPAESFSQTTLQSGSQLHFSSSNSFSNGFLFPVDTASISHLVSNIFSDSHSIFQFKRGMEEASKFLPMGNPLLIGLEKYAPPPVSKQVPSPVVVNLDKDERDNGFLGRKNHDREDSDLEEERSSKQSISCVEEAELSEMFDRVLLNDEIKVEPPLCCAGDEEMHTQNGQSSGSNSGKTRGKKRYNKEEKLDLRTLLISCAQSVAADDRRSADEQLKKIRQHTSPFGDGSQRLAHIFANALEARLAGTGSQIYKALASKQISAADMLKVHQLYISASPFKKIAIFYANSKILEVAEKAKKLHIIDFGILFGFQWPIFIQCLSTRPGGPPKLRITGIDFPQPGFRPAERVEQTGRRLAKYCERFNVQFEYNAIAQNWQTIQIEDLKIENDEMLVVNSLFRFRNLLDDTVAANGPRDAVLRFIRKINPTIFLHAVVSGSHGAPFFLTRFKEAIFHYSALFDMFDSNIPREDQERLMFEREYFGREIMSAVACEGSERLERPETYKHWQVRNTSAGFKILPLNQNIVRRLKAKVRADCPKDFVIEEDNNWMLQGWKGRIIYASSCWVPS; encoded by the exons ATGCTGAGCCTACGAATTTTG TACCTAAATGAAATTCTCACGGAGGAGAACGTGGAAGAAGACCCGTCAGTGGTCCTTGATCCTTTGGCTCTACAAGCTGCCGAAAATTCCTTCTATCAGATCCTGGACAACAAATATACGCCTTCAACCAACCAATCCACTGTTCACATTGACCAGAACGTCCAAAGCCCAGACGGTAACTCTTGTGGAATTTCCAGTGAGAGCCAGACAAACAGCAGCAGTTATGCTAGCAACTTCACGGATCCTCATTGTGTTTCTGATTCTGTTGAGTTTACACCTTCTTCATCGCTTATAGAGACCCAACCTGCTGAGAGTTTCTCCCAAACTACTTTGCAATCTGGTTCTCAGTTGCATTTTAGCTCTTCAAACAGCTTTAGTAATGGTTTTCTTTTCCCAGTGGACACTGCTTCTATTTCCCATCTAGTTTCGAACATATTCAGCGATAGTCATTCCATCTTTCAATTCAAGAGAGGCATGGAGGAGGCCAGTAAGTTCCTTCCGATGGGTAATCCATTGCTAATTGGTTTGGAGAAGTATGCACCGCCTCCTGTATCGAAACAAGTGCCTTCGCCAGTTGTAGTCAATTTAGATAAGGACGAGAGGGACAACGGCTTTTTGGGAaggaagaatcatgatcgggaAGATAGTGATTTAGAGGAAGAGAGGAGTAGCAAGCAGTCTATCAGTTGTGTTGAAGAGGCTGAGCTATCAGAGATGTTTGACAGGGTTCTGCTTAATGATGAGATAAAGGTGGAGCCTCCTCTGTGTTGCGCTGGTGATGAAGAAATGCATACGCAGAATGGCCAATCTAGTGGGTCCAACAGTGGGAAAACACGTGGTAAGAAAAGGTAcaataaagaggaaaaattGGATCTCAGGACTCTACTGATTAGCTGTGCACAATCTGTTGCTGCTGATGATCGCAGGAGCGCTGATGAACAACTAAAGAAGATTAGACAGCACACTTCTCCATTCGGTGATGGGTCTCAGAGATTAGCTCACATCTTTGCTAATGCTCTTGAGGCACGCTTGGCTGGCACTGGAAGTCAGATTTATAAGGCCCTAGCTTCCAAACAAATTTCAGCCGCCGATATGTTGAAAGTCCATCAGCTTTATATCTCAGCCAGCCCGTTCAAAAAGATAGCCATTTTCTATGCTAATAGCAAGATTTTAGAAGTGGCAGAGAAAGCAAAAAAGCTTCACATTATAGACTTTGGTATTCTCTTTGGTTTCCAGTGGCCCATCTTCATCCAATGCCTGTCAACCAGGCCCGGTGGACCCCCCAAGCTTCGCATTACTGGGATAGACTTCCCACAACCTGGCTTTCGCCCAGCGGAAAGAGTTGAGCAGACAGGACGGCGGTTGGCGAAGTATTGCGAGCGTTTCAATGTGCAGTTTGAGTACAATGCAATAGCACAGAACTGGCAAACCATCCAAATCGAGGATCTAAAGATTGAGAACGATGAGATGCTAGTTGTAAACAGTCTGTTCCGCTTTAGAAACCTACTGGATGATACAGTTGCCGCAAACGGTCCAAGGGATGCTGTCCTAAGGTTTATCAGGAAAATCAATCCGACGATTTTCCTTCACGCGGTTGTTAGTGGGTCCCACGGCGCACCTTTCTTCCTCACCCGGTTCAAGGAAGCAATCTTCCACTACTCTGCTTTGTTTGATATGTTTGATTCAAATATACCTCGCGAGGATCAGGAGAGGTTGATGTTTGAGAGGGAATACTTTGGCCGCGAGATTATGAGTGCCGTAGCATGTGAGGGGTCAGAGAGGCTAGAGAGACCTGAGACATACAAGCACTGGCAGGTTCGGAATACGAGTGCTGGGTTCAAGATTTTACCGTTGAACCAGAACATTGTGAGGAGACTGAAGGCGAAGGTGAGGGCGGATTGTCCTAAAGATTTTGTGATTGAAGAAGATAACAACTGGATGTTGCAGGGGTGGAAGGGTCGGATTATTTATGCGAGCTCTTGTTGGGTACCTTCATAG